Below is a genomic region from Streptomyces sp. NBC_00461.
TGGGACTTCGCACACCGGAAGGAGTCCGTGCAGCGCGTGATGGAACACCTGCCCACGCTGGAACAGCGGGCTCGGGGCCTGGGCGGCGTCCTGCAGGACGCGATCGACCACTGGCTCGCCACCGGTCTGGCCCGGCTCGGCCCCGAGGAGCTGCGCCGTTCCCACGCGCTGCGCTACCTCGCCACCGGCCACGTGGGGCGGCTGCGCCACTACCGGGCCGCCGTGGCCGACGCCCAGGGCGCGCTGGAGCCCGCGGCGCTGTGCGAACCGCAGCGTGTGGCCGCCCTGTTCGTCGTCTGGCGCAGCGACCAGGAGGGCGCCACCGGAGGCTGGCGGGACACGGCCGACGACCTGCTCCACGACGTCATCGGCTCCGTACTGCCCCAGTTGGGCGAGCGAGGCAACGACGAGGTGCTCGCCGTCCTGAGACGTGATGCCGGAGAGGCCTGGGTAGAGGCCTGGACCAAATGGCGGCGCCGCCTGCGGTGACGGGGGGCGCACATGGGGCGCATGTGAAACCGGTGAACACCCCTCTGTCTCCCCAATCGTCCCAGGCACCAGATCTTCGCCCGCATTCTCAACTAGGCTTGTCCTGAAGGAAGTCCAGGCCGACACGGCCTGACCTCGGGGGAGAGGACCAGCGTGAGCGACACCTTCGATCTGCCGGGCGGCAGCATGGCGAGCCGCCCCGTCCATTTCATCTGGCTGCTGGACTGCTCCGGCTCGATGAGCGTGAACGGAAAGATCGCCGAGCTGAACTTCGCCATCCGCGAGGCGATCCCGGAGATGCAGTCGGCCGCCCGGTCCAATCCCGGAGCCACCCTGCTCGTCCGTGCCGTCTCCTTCGCCAGCGGAGCCAGCTGGCACATCAACGACCCGACCCCGGTGGACCAGTTCACCTGGGAGGACCTGCACACCTACGGCGGCACCGACATGGGCGCCGCGTTCCGGCTGGCGGCCGGCGCGCTGCAGACGCCGCCCATGCCGCAGCGCGCCCTGCCCCCGGTCCTCGCGCTGGTCTCCGACGGCCAGCCCACCGACGACTGGCGCTCGGGGCTGCGCTCCATCGACGACACGCCCTGGGGCAAGCGGGCGGTGCGCGTCGCCCTCGCCATCGGCGACGACGCCGACAAGAGCATGCTCAAGGAGTTCCTCGCCAACCCGGAGCTGGAGCCGCTGCAGGCGAAGAACCCGCGCCAGCTGGCCGCCGCCATCCGCTGGATGTCCACCGCCGTGAAGGCCGCCTCCACGCCCAAGACCGACGGCGGCGGCCCGGTCCAGGCCCCGCCGCCCGTCGCCCTGGGCAAGGACGAGGACGAAGACCCCATCTGGTGACCGGCGTCGTGGCACCGGCCGCCGAGCGGTGGGAACTGCTCAAGGGCGAGGTGAAAGGCGCGGCGAAGAAGTACAGCCAGGACCGCTGCGCCGCACGGCACGTGGCCGGCGGCCGCGCCGTCGTGCTCGCCGTCGCCGACGGACACGGCTCGGCACCCCACTTCCGCAGTGACCTCGGCGCCCGCTGGGCCATCGATGAATTCACCGTCTGCGCACAGGAGTTCGCGGCCGCCGCGGTGCGCTACGACGACGAGGCCGAACAGTACGACGGCCACAGCCCGTGGTGGAACGCCCTCGCGGAACTGCGCGCCGAGGCCCGGCGGCTGCCCCAACTGGTCGCCCACCGCTGGTACGAGCGCGCCACCCTGCACGACTGCAACTCCCCGGCGCACGGCGCGCCCCGGCACACGTCCAAGGGCCCCGACCTCACCGCCTACGGCACCACCCTCGTCGGCGCCGTACTCACCCGGCGCCTGCTGGTGTGCTGGCAACTGGGCGACGGCGATGTCGTCGTCCTGGACGCGGCCGGGACGCCGTACACCCCCCTCTACACGGGCCCCGACCTCGGCGACGAGACGGACTCCCTGTGCGCGCCCGAGTCCTGGAACCGCGCCCGCTGCCACTGGCAGCCGCTGACCAGCGAGGGCCCCTCGGGGGTGCTGCTGTCCACGGACGGGCTGTCCAAGAGCTTCACCGACCACCAGGGCTTCCTCGACTTCGCGGCCGGCGTGCAGGGCCGCGCCCACGAGCTGGGGATGCCCGCGGTGCGCAGCCGGCTGACGGAGTGGCTGAGCCACGCCGCCCAGTACTCCGGCGACGACACGACACTCGTGGGCGCCTTCGAGGCCGCAGGCTCCACCGCGCCCCGGCGCAACGACGCGCCACACACGTGAGCCACGAGAGGAACCGCATGGTGAACGGCATGCTCGCCCCCGGGCAGACCCTGGTGACCGAGCAGGGGGAGAAGGTCAAGGTCGACGACATGT
It encodes:
- a CDS encoding vWA domain-containing protein, with product MASRPVHFIWLLDCSGSMSVNGKIAELNFAIREAIPEMQSAARSNPGATLLVRAVSFASGASWHINDPTPVDQFTWEDLHTYGGTDMGAAFRLAAGALQTPPMPQRALPPVLALVSDGQPTDDWRSGLRSIDDTPWGKRAVRVALAIGDDADKSMLKEFLANPELEPLQAKNPRQLAAAIRWMSTAVKAASTPKTDGGGPVQAPPPVALGKDEDEDPIW
- a CDS encoding protein phosphatase 2C domain-containing protein; translated protein: MTGVVAPAAERWELLKGEVKGAAKKYSQDRCAARHVAGGRAVVLAVADGHGSAPHFRSDLGARWAIDEFTVCAQEFAAAAVRYDDEAEQYDGHSPWWNALAELRAEARRLPQLVAHRWYERATLHDCNSPAHGAPRHTSKGPDLTAYGTTLVGAVLTRRLLVCWQLGDGDVVVLDAAGTPYTPLYTGPDLGDETDSLCAPESWNRARCHWQPLTSEGPSGVLLSTDGLSKSFTDHQGFLDFAAGVQGRAHELGMPAVRSRLTEWLSHAAQYSGDDTTLVGAFEAAGSTAPRRNDAPHT